A region from the Hypericibacter adhaerens genome encodes:
- a CDS encoding COG4280 domain-containing protein — protein MFLADAHAGSAFLAAFLASLVEFVEALTIVLAVGTVRGWRSALIGTGLAALLLVALILLLGPTLGLIPIAWLQTAIGILLLLFGIRWLRKAILRAGGVIALHDEGLAYEQETAAMKQAGGVRAGGVDAVALATAFKAVTLEGIEVVFIVIAVGATGQTMMPAGLGAGAALAAVLLLGLIVHKPLTRVPENALKLVVGVMISAFGVFWIGEGLGDPWPGQDWAIPLLGLCFLAAALITIGLVRAATATSGAAR, from the coding sequence ATGTTCCTTGCCGACGCCCATGCCGGATCGGCCTTCCTTGCCGCCTTCCTGGCCTCGCTGGTGGAGTTTGTCGAAGCGCTGACGATCGTGCTGGCGGTGGGCACCGTGCGCGGCTGGCGGTCGGCGCTCATCGGCACCGGGCTCGCCGCCCTCCTGCTGGTGGCGCTCATCCTGCTTCTAGGGCCGACCTTGGGGCTGATCCCGATCGCCTGGCTGCAGACGGCCATCGGCATCCTGCTGCTCCTGTTCGGCATACGCTGGCTGCGCAAGGCGATCCTGCGGGCGGGCGGCGTGATCGCGCTCCATGACGAAGGCCTGGCCTATGAGCAGGAGACCGCCGCGATGAAGCAGGCGGGCGGCGTTCGCGCCGGCGGCGTCGACGCGGTTGCGCTGGCGACGGCCTTCAAGGCCGTGACGCTCGAGGGCATCGAGGTCGTCTTCATCGTGATCGCCGTGGGTGCCACCGGCCAGACGATGATGCCGGCGGGCCTGGGGGCGGGCGCCGCGCTCGCGGCCGTGCTGCTGCTGGGCCTGATCGTCCACAAGCCCCTCACCCGGGTCCCGGAGAATGCGCTGAAGCTGGTGGTGGGCGTGATGATCTCGGCCTTCGGCGTCTTCTGGATCGGCGAAGGGCTGGGCGATCCCTGGCCGGGCCAGGACTGGGCGATCCCGCTGCTCGGGCTTTGCTTCCTGGCAGCCGCGCTGATCACCATCGGGCTCGTGCGGGCCGCCACCGCAACAAGCGGGGCGGCACGATGA
- a CDS encoding alcohol dehydrogenase family protein, giving the protein MPPLPSIMKAVLLKGNGGFDQLEYREDVPVPKPGAGEVLIRVGAAGVNNTDINTRTGWYSKSVTEGTTASGGSGGFAAAKAADAAWTGEALSFPRIQGIDACGRIVAVGPGVDASRIGERVLIEPAFRSPFGWAPYRALFFGSECDGAFAEYARAPSAHAHRIESRLSDAELASFPCAYATAENMLTRAGLGQDETVLVTGASGGVGSAALQLARRRGARIIAVANPSKTAALEALGASRVLARDADLVAAVGPESVDVVIDVAGGPQFPQLLELLRRGGRYAAAGAIAGPVVALDLRTLYLKDLRLLGCTVLEPGVFENLVRYIERGEIRPVIAGIHPLREIVAAQKEFLAKQHTGKIVLVPSP; this is encoded by the coding sequence ATGCCACCCTTGCCATCGATCATGAAGGCCGTCCTGCTCAAGGGCAATGGCGGCTTCGATCAGCTCGAATATCGCGAGGATGTCCCGGTGCCGAAGCCGGGGGCCGGCGAGGTGCTGATCCGCGTCGGCGCCGCCGGCGTCAACAACACCGACATCAACACCCGGACCGGCTGGTATTCGAAATCGGTCACCGAGGGGACGACCGCCTCCGGCGGCTCGGGCGGCTTCGCCGCAGCGAAGGCCGCGGATGCCGCCTGGACCGGCGAAGCGCTGTCATTCCCGCGGATCCAGGGCATAGACGCCTGTGGGCGCATCGTCGCCGTCGGCCCCGGCGTCGACGCGTCGCGCATCGGCGAACGGGTGCTGATCGAGCCGGCGTTCCGTTCCCCCTTCGGCTGGGCGCCCTATCGCGCCCTCTTCTTCGGCTCCGAATGCGACGGCGCCTTCGCCGAGTATGCCAGGGCGCCCTCGGCCCACGCGCACCGGATCGAGAGCCGGCTCTCCGATGCGGAGCTGGCCTCCTTCCCTTGCGCCTACGCCACGGCGGAGAACATGCTGACCCGCGCCGGTCTCGGCCAGGACGAGACCGTGCTCGTCACGGGCGCATCGGGCGGCGTCGGCTCGGCAGCGCTGCAACTGGCACGGCGGCGGGGCGCTCGCATCATCGCGGTCGCTAACCCGTCCAAGACCGCGGCCCTCGAGGCGCTGGGCGCCTCCCGGGTGCTGGCGCGCGATGCCGATCTCGTGGCGGCTGTCGGCCCGGAAAGCGTCGATGTCGTGATCGACGTCGCCGGCGGCCCGCAATTTCCGCAGCTCCTCGAGCTGCTCCGGCGCGGCGGCCGCTATGCCGCCGCCGGCGCCATCGCCGGCCCGGTGGTGGCGCTCGATCTGCGCACTCTCTATCTCAAGGATCTGCGCCTGCTCGGCTGCACGGTCCTGGAGCCCGGGGTGTTCGAGAACCTGGTTCGCTATATCGAGCGCGGCGAGATCAGGCCCGTCATCGCCGGCATCCATCCCTTGCGCGAGATCGTCGCCGCCCAGAAGGAGTTCCTCGCCAAGCAGCATACCGGCAAGATCGTGCTGGTCCCCTCGCCCTGA
- a CDS encoding ornithine cyclodeaminase family protein, with protein sequence MSSPIHFAYLNGLDMEALALTDEEILGAIETSLAMQGRGETVIEPRMHLRPREARGHFNVLRGVLPTGDGRAFAGVKIVGDFIDNWQQGLPSEMAMLLLFDPATGMPQALIDATAITEMRTGAVTAIGAKYLARKDARVLGHIGARGTAYWNVRLLNRLFDLKEIRIHSRRKESRDAFAATLERDLRREIAVAEDWESCLDGADILVEASRLEKPEPLFKTAWVKPGALAIPYGTMSAVELDLTDVMDKVVMDDWGQAKAGPFGALRRHVDEGRLTAETLHAELGQIVAGLKPGRERPEERILFWHRGLSLSDIALGALALDKARRLGIGSRLRYA encoded by the coding sequence ATGTCCTCGCCCATTCACTTCGCCTATCTCAACGGCCTCGACATGGAGGCGCTGGCGCTGACCGACGAGGAAATCCTCGGCGCCATCGAGACCAGCCTCGCCATGCAGGGCCGCGGCGAAACCGTGATCGAGCCGCGCATGCATCTGCGGCCCCGCGAGGCGCGCGGCCATTTCAACGTGCTGCGCGGCGTGCTGCCCACCGGCGATGGCCGCGCTTTCGCCGGCGTCAAGATCGTCGGCGATTTCATCGATAACTGGCAGCAGGGCCTGCCCTCCGAGATGGCGATGCTGCTGCTGTTCGATCCCGCAACCGGCATGCCGCAGGCGCTGATCGACGCCACCGCCATCACCGAGATGCGCACCGGCGCCGTCACCGCGATCGGGGCCAAGTATCTCGCGCGGAAGGATGCGCGCGTGCTGGGCCATATCGGGGCCCGCGGCACCGCCTACTGGAATGTGCGGCTGCTGAACCGCCTGTTCGATCTCAAGGAGATCCGCATCCACTCCCGGCGCAAGGAAAGCCGCGACGCCTTCGCGGCGACGCTCGAGCGCGATCTTCGGCGCGAGATCGCCGTCGCCGAGGATTGGGAGAGCTGTCTCGACGGCGCCGATATCCTGGTCGAGGCGTCGCGCCTCGAGAAGCCGGAGCCGCTGTTCAAGACCGCCTGGGTGAAGCCGGGCGCCCTCGCGATCCCCTACGGCACCATGAGCGCGGTGGAGCTCGACCTGACCGATGTGATGGACAAGGTGGTGATGGACGATTGGGGACAGGCCAAGGCGGGGCCTTTCGGCGCGCTTCGCCGCCATGTCGATGAAGGCAGGCTGACGGCGGAGACCCTTCATGCCGAGCTGGGGCAGATCGTCGCCGGCCTGAAGCCGGGCCGCGAGCGGCCGGAGGAGCGCATCCTCTTCTGGCACCGGGGATTGTCGCTTTCCGACATCGCGCTGGGGGCGTTGGCGCTCGACAAGGCGCGCCGACTCGGGATCGGCAGCCGGCTGCGCTATGCGTGA
- a CDS encoding gamma-glutamylcyclotransferase, protein MSGRAAMTLTPELVARVHRELPDPGPAVMKKEPMTDDDYRVLTGALMAARQAHEDVWLFAYGSLIWKPACEVDGQRVAHLHGWHRKFCLRMVRFRGTPDCPGLMMGLDRGGSCRGVVQRLPHGAGSVERLLRREISVKPPANVPRWVPVESEGKRLSALAFTVDHKSINYAGDHTLEETAAILARACGHWGSCAEYLMQTVAHLEDLGIHDRYLWKLQARVAALIAGEIEPVLPVVTDAV, encoded by the coding sequence ATGAGCGGACGCGCGGCCATGACCCTGACGCCCGAGCTGGTGGCGCGGGTCCATCGCGAGCTGCCGGACCCGGGGCCGGCCGTGATGAAGAAGGAGCCGATGACCGACGACGACTATCGCGTCCTGACCGGGGCGCTGATGGCGGCGCGGCAAGCGCACGAGGATGTCTGGCTCTTCGCCTATGGCTCGCTGATCTGGAAGCCGGCCTGCGAGGTCGATGGGCAGCGCGTCGCCCATCTCCATGGCTGGCATCGCAAGTTCTGCCTGCGCATGGTGCGTTTCCGCGGCACGCCTGACTGTCCGGGGCTGATGATGGGGCTCGATCGGGGCGGCTCCTGCCGTGGCGTGGTGCAGCGCCTGCCCCATGGCGCCGGCTCCGTCGAGCGGCTCCTCCGCCGCGAGATCAGCGTCAAGCCGCCGGCGAACGTGCCGCGCTGGGTCCCGGTCGAAAGCGAAGGCAAGCGTCTCTCCGCCCTCGCCTTCACGGTCGACCACAAATCCATCAACTACGCGGGCGACCACACGCTGGAGGAGACGGCCGCCATCCTCGCCCGGGCCTGCGGCCATTGGGGCTCCTGCGCCGAGTATCTGATGCAGACCGTGGCCCATCTCGAGGATCTCGGCATCCACGACCGGTATCTCTGGAAGCTGCAGGCGCGGGTCGCGGCCCTGATCGCGGGCGAGATCGAACCGGTGCTGCCGGTGGTGACGGACGCGGTGTGA
- a CDS encoding patatin-like phospholipase family protein: MDAQTPVRHKARIAGGWRPERCDRIALVLQGGGALGAYQAGVYQALHEAGIEPDWLSGVSIGAINAAIIAGNLPDRRLDRLKMFWQRITERKIWHYTPDGDIYRKIRNGISSALTVAQGQPGFFEPRFPGPWFTAAGAKDATSYYDSAPLRETLLELVDFDLINDHGARLSVGAVNVLTGNFMYFDNEKEVLEPEHIMASGALPPALPMIKLGTDYYWDGGIVSNTPLQYLLDQEDRLNTLAFQVDLFSARGTMPRDIQDVMARQKDIVYSSRTRYNTDVYRRLHKWKTLYGQALQKMPDELLSEEERKLRVELSDLPEIVILQLIYQQKAYEGHAKDYEFSGTSMREHWQSGYEDTKATLKKKNWIEMPPEGSGCVVHDVHRQED; the protein is encoded by the coding sequence ATGGACGCCCAGACGCCGGTCAGACACAAGGCGAGGATTGCGGGCGGATGGCGCCCGGAACGGTGCGACCGGATCGCGCTGGTGCTGCAGGGCGGCGGCGCGCTCGGTGCCTACCAGGCGGGCGTCTATCAGGCGCTGCACGAGGCCGGGATCGAGCCGGACTGGCTCTCCGGCGTCTCCATCGGCGCCATCAACGCCGCCATCATCGCCGGCAACCTGCCCGACCGCCGGCTGGACCGGCTCAAGATGTTCTGGCAGCGCATCACCGAGCGCAAGATCTGGCATTACACGCCCGATGGCGACATCTACCGAAAGATCCGCAACGGCATCAGCTCGGCCCTGACCGTCGCGCAGGGGCAGCCCGGCTTCTTCGAGCCGCGGTTCCCGGGGCCCTGGTTCACCGCGGCCGGCGCCAAGGACGCCACCAGCTATTACGACAGCGCGCCCTTGCGGGAGACCCTGCTGGAGCTGGTCGATTTCGACCTCATCAACGACCACGGGGCGCGGCTCTCGGTCGGCGCCGTCAATGTGCTGACCGGCAATTTCATGTATTTCGACAATGAGAAGGAAGTCCTCGAGCCGGAGCATATCATGGCGAGCGGCGCCTTGCCGCCGGCCCTGCCGATGATCAAGCTCGGCACCGACTATTACTGGGACGGCGGCATCGTCTCGAACACGCCGCTGCAATACCTGCTGGACCAGGAGGACCGGCTCAACACCCTGGCCTTCCAGGTCGACCTCTTCAGCGCCCGCGGGACCATGCCGCGCGACATCCAGGACGTGATGGCGCGGCAGAAGGACATCGTCTACTCCTCGCGCACCCGCTACAACACCGACGTCTATCGCCGTCTCCACAAATGGAAGACGCTCTATGGGCAGGCGCTGCAGAAGATGCCCGACGAGCTGCTCTCCGAAGAAGAGAGGAAGCTGCGTGTGGAACTCTCGGACCTGCCCGAGATCGTCATCCTCCAGCTCATCTATCAGCAGAAGGCCTATGAGGGCCACGCCAAGGATTACGAATTCTCCGGCACCTCGATGCGCGAGCACTGGCAGAGCGGCTACGAGGACACCAAGGCCACGCTGAAGAAGAAAAATTGGATCGAGATGCCCCCGGAAGGCTCCGGCTGCGTGGTGCACGACGTGCACCGGCAGGAGGATTGA
- a CDS encoding 3-hydroxybutyrate dehydrogenase: MKPGKTALVTGSTSGIGLEIAREFAKQGANLVLNGFGNAQEIESLRAGLAKEHGIEVIYSPADLSKPAEIAQMITQAESKFGGVDVLVNNAGIQFVSPIEEFPVEKWDAILAINLTGAFHTTRLVVPHMKKQKWGRIINMSSAHGLVASPFKAAYVSAKHALLGLTKTVALETAEFGITVNAICPGYVMTPLVKKQIPDTAKARGISEDAVIRDVMLEPQPTKRFVETSEVAGLALFLTTDAAASITGAALPIDGGWTAH, translated from the coding sequence ATGAAGCCTGGAAAGACCGCTCTCGTTACCGGCTCGACCAGCGGCATCGGCCTCGAGATCGCGCGCGAATTCGCCAAGCAGGGCGCGAACCTGGTCCTCAACGGTTTCGGCAACGCGCAGGAGATCGAGAGCCTGCGCGCGGGCCTCGCCAAGGAACACGGGATCGAGGTGATCTACAGCCCCGCCGACCTCAGCAAGCCCGCGGAGATCGCGCAGATGATCACGCAGGCCGAGAGCAAGTTCGGCGGCGTCGACGTGCTGGTGAACAATGCCGGCATCCAGTTCGTCTCGCCGATCGAGGAATTCCCGGTCGAGAAATGGGACGCCATCCTCGCCATCAACCTCACGGGCGCGTTCCACACCACGCGCCTGGTCGTGCCCCACATGAAGAAGCAGAAGTGGGGCCGCATCATCAACATGTCCTCGGCGCACGGGCTGGTGGCTTCGCCCTTCAAGGCGGCCTATGTCTCGGCCAAGCACGCCCTCCTCGGCCTGACCAAGACCGTCGCCCTCGAGACCGCCGAGTTCGGCATCACGGTCAACGCCATCTGCCCCGGCTATGTGATGACCCCGCTGGTCAAGAAGCAGATCCCCGACACGGCCAAGGCCCGCGGCATCTCGGAAGACGCGGTCATCCGCGACGTGATGCTCGAGCCGCAGCCGACCAAGCGGTTCGTCGAGACCTCCGAGGTGGCCGGCCTCGCCCTCTTCCTCACCACCGATGCCGCCGCCTCGATCACTGGTGCCGCCCTGCCGATCGACGGCGGCTGGACCGCCCACTGA
- a CDS encoding acetoacetate decarboxylase, whose amino-acid sequence MRPDEVLKLASMPAAGPSYPAGPYRFVDREYMVIEYETDPDIVREQLPEPLEPLDRPRVLYEWIRMPDSSGFGSYTESGLVIPCRLDGEDVNFVTQMYLDDDPPIVAGREIWGFPKKYAHPKLEIVKDTLTGTLAYAGQLVAMGTMGYKHESMAGNGVRTTAALSKTQVNLKIIPGVDGRPEICQLVAYNLTEITVKGSWIGPARLHLVPHVNAPVADFPVRRVIGAHHFIADLTLPYGRVVHDYTA is encoded by the coding sequence ATGCGCCCCGACGAAGTCCTCAAGCTCGCCTCGATGCCCGCCGCCGGGCCCAGCTATCCGGCCGGGCCTTATCGCTTCGTCGACCGCGAATATATGGTGATCGAGTACGAGACCGACCCCGACATCGTCCGTGAGCAGCTGCCGGAGCCGCTCGAGCCGCTGGACCGGCCGCGCGTTCTCTATGAATGGATCCGCATGCCGGACAGCTCCGGCTTCGGCAGCTACACGGAATCCGGCCTGGTGATCCCCTGCCGGCTCGACGGCGAGGACGTGAATTTCGTCACGCAGATGTATCTGGACGACGATCCGCCGATCGTGGCGGGCCGCGAGATCTGGGGCTTCCCGAAGAAATACGCCCATCCCAAGCTCGAGATCGTCAAGGACACGCTGACCGGCACGCTCGCCTATGCCGGCCAGCTCGTGGCGATGGGCACCATGGGCTACAAGCATGAGAGCATGGCCGGTAACGGCGTGAGGACCACAGCCGCGCTCTCCAAGACCCAGGTCAACCTCAAGATCATCCCCGGCGTCGACGGCCGGCCGGAGATCTGCCAGCTCGTGGCATACAATCTCACCGAGATCACGGTGAAGGGTTCCTGGATCGGGCCCGCGCGGCTTCACCTGGTGCCGCATGTCAATGCGCCGGTCGCGGATTTCCCGGTGCGGCGCGTGATCGGCGCCCATCATTTCATCGCCGATCTCACCCTGCCCTACGGCCGCGTGGTGCACGACTACACGGCGTGA
- a CDS encoding inorganic phosphate transporter — translation MTQIAAPHSTSGAHSFDKPKLDAAVNPATLIIFVGLLAVGLVFTAYSIYSDMDDAQVHVRTFLPFFLLGIALLVALGFEFVNGFHDTANAVATVIYTHSLPPHFAVVWSGVFNFLGVMFSTGAVAFGIISLLPVELILQVGSDAGFAMVFALLIAAILWNVGTWYLGLPASSSHTLIGSIIGVGLANQLMAPTGHSTSGVDWSQAVKIGYSLLLSPLVGFLCAALLLVLVKALVKKPELYKAPKGKQPPPWWIRGLLVLTCTGVSFAHGSNDGQKGMGLIMLILIGTVPTAYALNRAIPNDQVTQFEALAQVTQGSLTSYANGVPAPADIREGVAAYVRSHTLAPETVSSLQQLMGEISTQISHYGSLRAVPSEAVQNVRNDMYLASEAIRLLLKADDPKFDETTAKNLTAFRKSLDNSTKFIPLWVKIAVAIALGLGTMIGWRRIVVTVGEKIGKTHLTYAQGGAAELVAMGTIAAADMYGLPVSTTHVLSSGVAGTMAANKSGLQWSTVRNLAMAWVFTLPAAMMLSGGLYFVFRLLF, via the coding sequence ATGACCCAAATCGCCGCTCCCCATTCGACATCCGGCGCCCACAGCTTCGACAAGCCGAAGCTCGACGCTGCCGTCAATCCCGCAACGCTGATCATCTTCGTGGGGCTGCTCGCCGTCGGCCTCGTCTTCACCGCCTACAGCATCTATTCCGACATGGACGACGCGCAGGTCCATGTCCGGACCTTCCTTCCCTTCTTCCTTCTCGGCATCGCCCTTCTGGTGGCGCTGGGCTTCGAGTTCGTTAATGGATTTCACGACACGGCCAATGCCGTGGCGACGGTTATCTATACCCATTCCCTGCCGCCGCATTTCGCGGTCGTCTGGTCGGGCGTCTTCAATTTTCTCGGCGTCATGTTCTCAACGGGCGCCGTCGCCTTCGGCATCATCTCGCTGCTGCCGGTCGAGCTGATCCTGCAGGTCGGCTCCGATGCGGGCTTCGCCATGGTGTTCGCCCTGCTGATCGCGGCCATCCTCTGGAATGTCGGCACCTGGTATCTGGGCCTGCCGGCCTCGAGCTCGCACACGCTGATCGGCTCGATCATCGGCGTCGGCCTCGCCAACCAGCTGATGGCGCCCACCGGCCACTCGACCAGCGGCGTCGATTGGAGCCAGGCGGTCAAAATCGGCTATTCGCTGCTGCTCTCGCCGCTCGTGGGCTTCCTCTGCGCGGCCTTGCTGCTGGTCCTGGTCAAGGCGCTGGTGAAGAAGCCGGAGCTCTACAAGGCGCCCAAGGGCAAGCAGCCCCCGCCCTGGTGGATCCGCGGCCTGCTGGTCCTCACCTGCACCGGCGTGAGCTTCGCCCATGGCTCGAACGACGGGCAGAAGGGCATGGGCCTCATCATGCTGATCCTGATCGGCACGGTGCCGACCGCCTACGCCCTCAACCGGGCCATCCCCAACGACCAGGTGACCCAGTTCGAGGCCCTGGCGCAGGTGACCCAGGGCTCATTGACCAGCTACGCCAACGGCGTGCCCGCCCCGGCCGATATCCGGGAAGGCGTCGCCGCCTATGTGCGCTCGCACACGCTGGCGCCGGAGACGGTGTCGTCGCTGCAGCAGCTCATGGGAGAGATCTCCACCCAGATCAGCCATTACGGCAGCCTGCGCGCGGTTCCCTCCGAAGCGGTGCAGAACGTCCGCAACGACATGTATCTGGCATCGGAGGCCATCCGGCTGCTGCTCAAGGCCGACGATCCGAAGTTCGACGAGACCACCGCCAAGAACCTGACGGCCTTCCGCAAGTCGCTCGACAACTCGACCAAGTTCATCCCGCTCTGGGTCAAGATCGCGGTCGCGATCGCGCTCGGCCTCGGGACCATGATCGGCTGGCGGCGCATCGTCGTGACGGTCGGCGAGAAGATCGGCAAGACCCACCTGACCTACGCGCAGGGCGGCGCCGCCGAACTGGTGGCGATGGGCACCATCGCCGCGGCCGACATGTACGGCCTGCCGGTCTCGACCACCCATGTGCTGTCCTCCGGCGTGGCCGGCACCATGGCGGCCAACAAGTCCGGGCTGCAATGGTCGACCGTCCGCAACCTCGCCATGGCCTGGGTGTTCACGCTGCCCGCCGCCATGATGCTGTCGGGCGGCCTCTACTTCGTCTTCCGCCTGCTGTTCTGA
- a CDS encoding CorA family divalent cation transporter, with product MPPVQALFWLQAEKRALPGLVWAWRFGPTGAPAPLAPDQPIDLDAAPSDWFWLHFDLLDMRAHGWLTHAPYLPDSARLMLLSAQEHPALQAKDGVLAGALPDIVREMDDRSEQSSHLRFVLTHNALVTGGRHVLQATLELQKAIEQGQAMAAPGALLQSIVDQIAADIGGRLHILSDGFDKIEDRLLVENTAIDNLGLARQRRHLVRVHRRLAGLCALLERTDPASGLEQAVARQRIDIQHCLHRFSSLDHEAMAMLERGRLLQDEIATRLATETNRHLHALSILTALLLPPSLVFGIFGMNVGGLPLGQTHFGIVITLALAAISAGLAFGSLRRLTRFLKRRGVVK from the coding sequence ATGCCACCCGTGCAGGCCCTCTTCTGGCTGCAAGCCGAGAAGAGGGCCTTGCCGGGTCTGGTCTGGGCCTGGCGCTTCGGGCCGACCGGAGCGCCGGCCCCTCTCGCCCCCGACCAGCCGATCGATCTCGACGCCGCGCCGAGCGACTGGTTCTGGCTCCATTTCGATCTGCTCGACATGCGGGCGCATGGCTGGCTGACGCACGCGCCCTATCTGCCGGATTCCGCCCGTCTCATGCTGCTCTCCGCCCAGGAGCACCCGGCCCTTCAGGCCAAGGACGGCGTGCTGGCCGGCGCCCTTCCCGACATCGTCCGCGAGATGGACGACCGGTCCGAGCAATCGAGCCATCTGCGCTTCGTCCTGACCCACAACGCGCTCGTCACGGGCGGGCGGCATGTGCTGCAGGCGACGCTCGAGCTGCAGAAAGCCATCGAGCAGGGCCAGGCGATGGCGGCGCCCGGCGCGCTGCTGCAGTCGATCGTCGATCAGATCGCGGCCGACATCGGTGGGCGCCTGCATATCCTGTCGGACGGTTTCGACAAGATCGAGGATCGCCTTCTCGTCGAGAACACCGCCATCGACAATCTGGGACTGGCGCGACAGCGCCGCCACCTGGTGCGCGTGCATCGCCGCCTCGCCGGCCTCTGCGCGCTCCTCGAGCGTACCGATCCGGCCTCCGGCCTGGAACAGGCGGTCGCGCGGCAACGCATCGACATACAGCACTGCCTGCACCGCTTCTCGTCGCTGGATCACGAAGCGATGGCGATGCTCGAGCGGGGACGGCTGCTGCAGGACGAGATCGCGACCCGGCTCGCGACCGAGACCAACCGCCATCTGCATGCGTTGTCGATCCTGACCGCGCTGCTTCTGCCGCCTTCGCTCGTCTTCGGCATTTTCGGCATGAATGTCGGCGGTCTGCCGCTGGGCCAGACCCATTTCGGGATCGTGATCACCCTCGCCCTGGCCGCGATCTCGGCGGGTCTCGCGTTCGGCTCGCTGCGCCGGCTCACGCGATTTCTCAAGCGCCGCGGCGTCGTGAAATGA